The sequence below is a genomic window from Streptomyces sudanensis.
TCTCCGGCATCGGCTGCTCCTCGCGCTTCCCGTACTACCTGAACACCTACGGGATGCACTCCATCCACGGCCGCGCCCCCGCCATCGCCACCGGTCTGTCCACCTCGCGCCGCGACCTGTCGGTCTGGGTCGTCACCGGTGACGGCGACGCGCTGTCCATCGGCGGCAACCACCTGATCCACGCCCTGCGGCGGAACGTCAACCTCAAGATCCTGCTGTTCAACAACCGGATCTACGGCCTGACCAAGGGCCAGTACTCGCCCACCTCCGAGGTCGGCAAGATCACCAAGTCCACGCCGATGGGCTCGCTGGACGCGCCGTTCAACCCGGTGTCGCTGGCGCTGGGCGCGGAGGCGACCTTCGTCGCCCGGACGGTCGACTCCGACCGCAGGCACCTCACCGAGGTCCTGCGGCAGGCCGCCGACCACCCCGGCACGGCGCTGGTGGAGATCTACCAGAACTGCAACATCTTCAACGACGGCGCCTTCGACGCGCTCAAGGACAAGGAGCGGGCCCAGGACGCGGTGATCCGGCTGGAGCACGGCCGTCCGATCCGCTTCGGCCCGGACGGGTCGAAGGGGGTCGTCCGCGACCCGGCGACGGGGGACCTGGAGGTCGTCGCCGTCACCCCGGAGAACGAGGCGCGGGTGCTGGTCCACGACGCGCACGCCGCTTCCC
It includes:
- a CDS encoding 2-oxoacid:ferredoxin oxidoreductase subunit beta is translated as MPGEALKLVPKAAAEQSMKDFKSDQEVRWCPGCGDYAILAAVQGFMPELGLARENIVFVSGIGCSSRFPYYLNTYGMHSIHGRAPAIATGLSTSRRDLSVWVVTGDGDALSIGGNHLIHALRRNVNLKILLFNNRIYGLTKGQYSPTSEVGKITKSTPMGSLDAPFNPVSLALGAEATFVARTVDSDRRHLTEVLRQAADHPGTALVEIYQNCNIFNDGAFDALKDKERAQDAVIRLEHGRPIRFGPDGSKGVVRDPATGDLEVVAVTPENEARVLVHDAHAASPTTAFALSRLADPDTLHHTPIGVLRSVRRPVYDTLMAEQLDTAVEQRGKGDLAALLAGGDTWTVVG